From a single Diachasmimorpha longicaudata isolate KC_UGA_2023 chromosome 15, iyDiaLong2, whole genome shotgun sequence genomic region:
- the LOC135169853 gene encoding uncharacterized protein LOC135169853, which yields MAEEKIVCLFDVDGTLTKSRQKIEPQMEQFLLESAKREKFDIGLVSGSDIAKLKEQLGEDVIAKYKYVFAENGLVAYVDEKQLPCESILTVLGDDSLQELINFCLKYISELTLPFKRGTFIELRSGMVNVSPVGRNSTIAERDQFAEYDKEHHIRDKFVQALKKEFPDLGLTFAIGGQISIDIFPNGWDKTYCLRHIDECDKIHFFGDRCDEGGNDYDIYQSDLTVGHRVTGPADTIKEMKILLEIRKEMRNKDGGLQCR from the exons ATGGCGGAAGAGAAGATTGTCTGTCTGTTCGATGTGGATGGAACCCTCACCAAGTCACGTCAG aaaatcgaGCCTCAAATGGAGCAGTTTTTGCTCGAGTCTGCGAAAAGGGAAAAGTTTGATATTGGACTAGTGAGTGGATCTGACATCGCTAAACTTAAGGAGCAACTTGGTGAGGATGTCATCGCAAAGTATAAATATGTTTTTGCTGAGAACGGACTGGTAGCGTACGTTGATGAGAAACAGCTTCCATGTGAG TCAATCCTAACCGTCCTGGGAGATGATTCGCTCCAGGAGTTGATTAACTTTTGTCTGAAGTACATATCCGAACTGACGTTGCCCTTCAAACGAGGTACCTTCATTGAACTCCGAAGTGGAATGGTAAATGTCTCGCCTGTTGGCAGGAACAGCACGATTGCCGAGAGAGATCAATTCGCAGAGTACGATAAAGAGCATCATattcgagataagttcgttcaggCATTGAAGAAAGAGTTTCCCGATCTCGGACTGACGTTTGCGATAG GTGGACAAATATCAATCGACATTTTTCCAAACGGTTGGGACAAGACATATTGCCTTCGTCACATCGACGAATGCGACAAGATCCACTTTTTCGGCGACAGATGTGACGAAGGTGGAAACGACTACGATATTTACCAGAGCGACTTGACCGTGGGCCATCGTGTCACCGGTCCTGCTGATACAATCAAGGAGATGAAAATACTGCTGGAAATTCGCAAAGAGATGAGAAATAAGGATGGAGGACTGCAATGCCGTTAA
- the LOC135169852 gene encoding methylglutaconyl-CoA hydratase, mitochondrial, translated as MIIPLISRRTSGVACGKMMRPKISRLSTQVEPAPQRRSEDPSREVMINYLDGKDNGIAVLGLNRPSAKNAFGRNLVTLLSDSLHKIRNDEKVRVLILRSLVPKVFCAGADLKERGQMTEEEVGQFVNTLRNLMNVMEEIPIPSIAAIDGAALGGGLELALATDIRTAASEAKMGLVETRLAIIPGAGGTQRLPRTVGVAKAKEMIFSAKILDGDEAEDIGLVNKAVAQNRGGDAAYQAALGIAREILPNGPVGVRMAKVAITRGIEVPIDQGFEIEKECYSKILKTKDRLEGLAAFSAKRVPIYRGM; from the exons ATGATTATCCCCCTGATCAGCCGACGAACCAGTGGAGTCGCCTGCGGGAAGATGATGAGGCCCAAGATCTCCAGATTGTCCACCCAAGTGGAGCCAGCACCTCAGAGAAGGTCCGAGGATCCATCCAGGGAAGTGATGATTAACTACCTCGATGGTAAGGACAACGGAATTGCCGTCCTGGGTCTCAACAGGCCCTCGGCGAAAAACGCCTTCGGCAGGAATCTCGTGACTCTGTTATCAGATTCACTCCATAAGATACGAAACGATGAGAAGGTCAGGGTTCTGATTCTGCGGAGTCTTGTCCCCAAGGTCTTTTGCGCAGGAGCGGATCTGAAGGAGCGAGGACAGATGACTGAAGAGGAAGTGGGACAGTTTGTGAATACCCTGAGAAATTTGATGAACGTGATGGAAGAGATACCGATTCCCTCGATAGCAGCGATCGATGGAGCTGCTCTTGGAGGTGGTCTGGAGTTGGCATTGGCCACGGACATCAGGACAGCTGCGTCCGAGGCGAAGATGGGACTCGTGGAGACGAGGCTAGCGATCATACCTGGAGCAGGAGGGACACAGAGGCTTCCCAGGACTGTGGGGGTGGCTAAGGCGAAGGAGATGATCTTCTCGGCGAAGATTCTTGATGGGGATGAGGCGGAGGATATTGGGCTTGTTAACAAGGCTGTGGCGCAGAACAGAGGGGGAGATGCTGCCTATCAGGCGGCCTTGGGAATCGCTCGGGAAATCCTGCCGAATGGACCTGTTGGTGTCAG GATGGCAAAGGTAGCAATTACCAGAGGAATCGAGGTGCCAATCGATCAAGGCTTTGAGATTGAGAAAGAATGTTACTCCAAGATACTCAAAACCAAGGACAGACTAGAAGGGCTGGCAGCATTCTCCGCAAAACGTGTGCCAATTTATCGTGGCATGTAA